In the genome of Monodelphis domestica isolate mMonDom1 chromosome 2, mMonDom1.pri, whole genome shotgun sequence, one region contains:
- the TCF19 gene encoding transcription factor 19 isoform X1 → MLPCFQLLRMGVGRGGDLYTFHPPTGAGCTYHLGLRADLCDVALRPQCEPILISPVHAKLHAEGQGDDWRVSLEDCSSYGTLVNNIRLPRGHQLELSDGDLLTFGPKGPVGASPPEFYFMFQRVRVRPQDFAAITIPRAGGESGGGGGFWPMLPPLGAPQRPLSTLSPAPKATLILSSIGSLSKLQPQPLTFSRVRGGGQGLTLPVALREAGAALPTPPPAPRNRRKSAHKVLAELEDEGGAEESPPRIQAESRKKPRGMKTPVTPNGKRRGRPRKYLLPQTVAPPPAGGGEPCAAPSCTPPQEETVAWVQCDGCDAWFHVACAGCSYRAAREADYRCSSCQP, encoded by the exons ATGTTGCCCTGCTTCCAGCTGCTTCGCATGGGGGTTGGGAGGGGTGGAGATCTCTATACTTTTCACCCCCCAACTGGGGCTGGCTGTACCTACCACTTGGGCCTCAGGGCTGATCTGTGTGATGTGGCCCTTCGGCCTCAGTGTGAGCCTATCCTCATCTCCCCGGTCCATGCCAAGCTGCATGCTGAAGGCCAAGGTGACGACTGGAGAGTCAGCCTGGAAGACTGCAGTAGCTATG GTACCTTGGTCAACAATATCAGGCTCCCCAGGGGTCACCAACTGGAACTGAGTGACGGTGACCTCCTAACCTTTGGCCCTAAGGGGCCTGTGGGAGCCAGCCCTCCCGAATTCTACTTCATGTTCCAGCGTGTCCGAGTACGCCCCCAGGACTTTGCTGCTATCACTATCCCTAGAGCTGGGGGGGAATCAGGAGGCGGAGGTGGCTTTTGGCCCATGCTGCCCCCTCTTGGGGCCCCTCAGCGTCCCCTCAGCACCCTCTCCCCTGCTCCCAAGGCTACCCTGATTCTCAGCTCTATTGGCAGCCTCAGCAAACTCCAGCCTCAGCCCCTCACTTTCTCCAGGGTTAGGGGTGGAGGTCAAGGCCTGACCCTTCCTGTGGCCCTTAGGGAGGCAGGGGCTGCTCTTCCTACCCCACCTCCAGCCCCTCGGAACCGCCGGAAGTCAGCACACAAGGTGCTGGCTGAGCTGGAAGATGAGGGGGGAGCTGAAGAGAGCCCTCCCAGAATTCAGGCTGAGAGCAGGAAGAAACCTCGAGGAATGAAGACTCCAGTCACTCCCAATGG AAAGCGCCGAGGCCGTCCCCGGAAGTACCTGCTGCCTCAGACTGTAGCTCCCCCTCcggctgggggaggggagcccTGTGCAGCCCCCAGCTGCACCCCACCCCAGGAAGAGACAGTGGCCTGGGTCCAGTGCGATGGTTGTGATGCATGGTTCCATGTGGCCTGTGCAGGTTGCAGCTACCGGGCTGCCCGAGAGGCTGACTACCGCTGCTCTAGTTGCCAGCCCTAA
- the TCF19 gene encoding transcription factor 19 isoform X2 has protein sequence MLPCFQLLRMGVGRGGDLYTFHPPTGAGCTYHLGLRADLCDVALRPQCEPILISPVHAKLHAEGQGDDWRVSLEDCSSYGTLVNNIRLPRGHQLELSDGDLLTFGPKGPVGASPPEFYFMFQRVRVRPQDFAAITIPRAGGESGGGGGFWPMLPPLGAPQRPLSTLSPAPKATLILSSIGSLSKLQPQPLTFSRVRGGGQGLTLPVALREAGAALPTPPPAPRNRRKSAHKVLAELEDEGGAEESPPRIQAESRKKPRGMKTPVTPNGGSVVQRQEH, from the exons ATGTTGCCCTGCTTCCAGCTGCTTCGCATGGGGGTTGGGAGGGGTGGAGATCTCTATACTTTTCACCCCCCAACTGGGGCTGGCTGTACCTACCACTTGGGCCTCAGGGCTGATCTGTGTGATGTGGCCCTTCGGCCTCAGTGTGAGCCTATCCTCATCTCCCCGGTCCATGCCAAGCTGCATGCTGAAGGCCAAGGTGACGACTGGAGAGTCAGCCTGGAAGACTGCAGTAGCTATG GTACCTTGGTCAACAATATCAGGCTCCCCAGGGGTCACCAACTGGAACTGAGTGACGGTGACCTCCTAACCTTTGGCCCTAAGGGGCCTGTGGGAGCCAGCCCTCCCGAATTCTACTTCATGTTCCAGCGTGTCCGAGTACGCCCCCAGGACTTTGCTGCTATCACTATCCCTAGAGCTGGGGGGGAATCAGGAGGCGGAGGTGGCTTTTGGCCCATGCTGCCCCCTCTTGGGGCCCCTCAGCGTCCCCTCAGCACCCTCTCCCCTGCTCCCAAGGCTACCCTGATTCTCAGCTCTATTGGCAGCCTCAGCAAACTCCAGCCTCAGCCCCTCACTTTCTCCAGGGTTAGGGGTGGAGGTCAAGGCCTGACCCTTCCTGTGGCCCTTAGGGAGGCAGGGGCTGCTCTTCCTACCCCACCTCCAGCCCCTCGGAACCGCCGGAAGTCAGCACACAAGGTGCTGGCTGAGCTGGAAGATGAGGGGGGAGCTGAAGAGAGCCCTCCCAGAATTCAGGCTGAGAGCAGGAAGAAACCTCGAGGAATGAAGACTCCAGTCACTCCCAATGG AGGCAGTGTTGTTCAGCGGCAAGAGCATTGA